The nucleotide sequence TTTGCGGTTGTAATCTCTGTTGTTCATGTTTTTATTGCCGTCTGTAATGAAATGGAAAATAACAGAAAGTACTAGCGTATTCGTGATCGGGAACCCACATACCGTTATCGGTTCTCTTCTCATGTGACTTCAAGTAAATATAGCCAAATATATTATACCTATAGGtctaaatataaaatgtattttttttattttgacaaACATTATATTAGGGTGGACCAAATTaggaaaaattttttttttttcaatatactATATTGGGAACAAATAAGTAAAACAAAAGCCTTATTTAAATTGGATTTTTCTGCTTCCAGCTGGACATAGCACAAATGATCTGCCTGGGGCTGGTGGCTCTGCAGCATCGAGGCCAGGAGTCGGCGGGAATAGTGACCAGCCTGGGGAAATGCTCCAAGAACTTCAGCGTGCACAAGGGCATGGGCATGATCAACAATCTGTTCAACGACGAGGCCATCAAAAAGTTAAAGGGCAACCTGGGAATAGGACACACTCGTTACTCCACGGCAGCAGCCTCGGAAGTGGTGAACTGCCAGCCCTTTGTGGTCCACACGGCCCATGGAGCCCTCGCCATTGCCCACAATGGTGAGCTGGTGAACTGTGAGTCCTTGAGGCGGGAGGTCCTGGAGCGAGGAGTGGGCCTGTCCACGCACAGTGACAGTGAGCTGATTGCCCAATCCCTGTGCTGTGCCCCCGAGGATGTGTCCGAGCACGATGGACCCAATTGGCCGGCCAGGATTCGCCACTTCATGACCCTCGCCCCGCTCTCCTACTCTCTGGTGGTGATGCACAAGGATAAGATCTATGCCGTGCGAGATTCCTATGGAAATCGTCCTCTTTGCCTGGGTAAAATAGTCCCTGTGGATGCAGGTCATGCGAATATCAATGATCAACTGGCCGAAGGTTGGGTGGTCAGCAGCGAGAGTTGTGGTTTCCTGTCCATCGGAGCACGATATGTCCGCGAAGTGGAACCGGGCGAGATCATCGAGCTGTCCAGGAATGGCTATAGAACCGTGGATATCGTCGAGCGTCCGGATTACAAGCGCATGGCTTTCTGTATCTTTGAGTATGTCTACTTTGCCCGGAGCGATTCCATGTTCGAGGGTCAGATGGTCTACTCAGCCCGGCTGCAATGTGGCCGCCAGTTGGCCAGGGAGTTCCCCTTGGATGCGGATTTGGTCAGCTCGGTTCCGGAATCGGGCACAGCAGCGGCCCATGGTTATGCCAGGGAATCGGGACTGCCCTTCGGAGAGGTCCTGTGCAAGAATCGCTATGTGGGCCGCACTTTCATCCAACCCTCTACAAGATTAAGGCAACTGGGAGTGGCCAAGAAGTTTGGTGCCCTGGCTCAAAATGTGGAAGGCAAGAGGATCGTCCTGGTGGATGACTCCATAGTAAGAGGTAACACCATTGGACCCATTATCAAGCTCCTGCGAGATGCCGGAGCCACCGAGGTGCACATTCGCATTGCCAGTCCACCGCTGCAATACCCCTGCTATATGGGCATCAATATTCCCACGCGGGAGGAGCTCATAGCCAACAAACTGAATGCGGATCAGCTGGCCGATCATGTGGGCGCGGATAGTCTGGCCTACTTGAGTGTGGAGGGTCTGGTGAAGGCCGTCCAGATGAACAAAGCCCATGTGAATCCCCTGAAAGCTGGCTACTGCACCGCCTGTCTAACGGGCGAATATCCTGGCGGATTGCCCGAGGAGCTCAGCTGGTAGACTCCCAGCATTTATTTCTCTCTTAGGTTTAACGTAGTTCTTAGCTTGAGTGTATATATacgaatatatattttaatttcggGTCTTTGACCCAGCACAAAagcattgtttttaattaaacaatCTTGGGGGGAATTTTTGAAGAGATAAGGAAAAATATATGTCACATCATTATTTAAAGCTTTTAGGTGTTTGacaaaatttattaaaataggtctacgaaaataagaaaataattaaaaaaaagatttttaaaataataatttctaTTAGAAACTTGTTTAGAAACATTACAAACCTCAAGCAATTATCTTTGTGTCAACATCTGTATTTCATAAGTACTTCCAATGATAATatcaaaaacaatttatttacttttgtaTTACATCTTTCATAAATTTCATGACGTAAAGTCAAATGGGTCTGCAACAAAAAGTAGCAttcccattttttttaattttccctTCACTGAAAGAACTTAATTCTT is from Drosophila suzukii chromosome 3, CBGP_Dsuzu_IsoJpt1.0, whole genome shotgun sequence and encodes:
- the Prat2 gene encoding amidophosphoribosyltransferase; the encoded protein is MAQSDSGNCCAKLTKDEGCCQKSKDVASKDISPKMFPDKIYKSVQQKGEDATGMTCECGVFGAIACGDYPTQLDIAQMICLGLVALQHRGQESAGIVTSLGKCSKNFSVHKGMGMINNLFNDEAIKKLKGNLGIGHTRYSTAAASEVVNCQPFVVHTAHGALAIAHNGELVNCESLRREVLERGVGLSTHSDSELIAQSLCCAPEDVSEHDGPNWPARIRHFMTLAPLSYSLVVMHKDKIYAVRDSYGNRPLCLGKIVPVDAGHANINDQLAEGWVVSSESCGFLSIGARYVREVEPGEIIELSRNGYRTVDIVERPDYKRMAFCIFEYVYFARSDSMFEGQMVYSARLQCGRQLAREFPLDADLVSSVPESGTAAAHGYARESGLPFGEVLCKNRYVGRTFIQPSTRLRQLGVAKKFGALAQNVEGKRIVLVDDSIVRGNTIGPIIKLLRDAGATEVHIRIASPPLQYPCYMGINIPTREELIANKLNADQLADHVGADSLAYLSVEGLVKAVQMNKAHVNPLKAGYCTACLTGEYPGGLPEELSW